The DNA region AATGCGACACCGTGGGAATCGCCAAAGCAATCTGGACGCTTAAAAACCGCAACGAGCCAGGCTTGATCCGTTTCAGAAAAACCTAATTCCTGAAGGCACTGCTTTACAAGTAATACTTCTGTGGCAGAGTCGTTTAAGGGGTGAACAAGCCCCGAAAGGCTATTTTCGGCTTTGTTCATGACATGCTCCTTTTTCTCTAAGGCAACAAAGCTATATCCTGTAAAAAATCTGATAGATTCACAAACCCTTAGGATTCCCAATAAATGCACACCGGGACCGGAAGAGACGCAGCATACGCCTAAGCACCGAGGTTTGATTTTTAAATTTTCACAACATACGCTGTGGACTCATCGTTTGTTGTGAAGAGTTATTATACCGCGAAAAGTAACGGATGTCAAATTAAAAATAATTGCTGTGAGAGATTCCAGTTATAAACAAAACGGGATAGTGCCGCTAAACACTACCCCGTTTCGTGGTTAAGGTTAGTTCAAACAAATTTTATCCCTGAAATAACCTCTTTGTTGCTACTACTCATTGGACGACTTCAATTCACCCCATGTAGAGGTAAGTTTACCAGCGGCTCCGATATGCCCTTTGAGGCGGATGCCACGGGTCAGCGTCTGACGTTGTCCGTCGAGGGACACGTCTTCAATTTGGTAGTAGTATACGATGTTTGGTTGCGCAGTTGTATCCGTGAAGGTATAGGACCGCTTCTCTGAAGTGGTGCCAGCACCAGCAATCATGGTAGCGTTGATGACTTTGAACTCACCGTCGCGTTGGTTACTGCGCTTGATGAAGAATCCAGCGTTGTTGAGTTCGGACTGCGTTGCCCATGTAATCACGACTGCGCCGGTGGCTTTATCGCGTGCCGGACGGAAGTGTGAGAGTTCAACGGGTAGCGGTCCACCAGCATCATAGCCCGGTGTTCCAGCGTCTTCATCACTGCCATACCACGTTGCGGGTCCAGAGACCAAGTCTGTCCCGGAGGCAAGAACCCATCCATTTGCGTCTGTGCCCATTGTTGCTACGCCAGCGTCCATTTCATGACGGATCAATGAACTCCGACCATCTTCGTTCATGGGTATTTCCCAAGCGGGGCTTGCACCGAGGTTCCCTGCCATATCACCAGGTGTGAAGACACCGGTTTTCTGTGGTGGAACCAGTGTGATCATGAAAGCCACGTCGCTGATGAGTTTATAGTGTCCCCGTGCCCCGACAGCCCCCGATACATCAACAATATTCTTATTGCCATCAAGGTTGCTGGAGCTCCGAGCCGCTCGGGAAACCAATAGGAGGGAGTTGCCTTGTCCCATGTTCCCTGCATGCGCACTCACACCGAGTGTTCCCATCAGTTGGATTTCTATATCGCTGCCAATCACATCTGCATCGGCGGAATCGTTCTCAATCATAACAGACCAGCCTGCGAGACTCACAGCAGCACCAGAGACGTTATTGAGTTCAATCCACTGTGGGAGTCTGCCGTTACCCGTGTCGACCATGATTTCGGTAATCATGATGTCCATCGCATCCGCAACAGGCACAGCGGGGGCAGGTGCGGGTTCAGGGGCAGGCACTAGCGGTGCCGGATAGGTAATCGGTGCTGCACCCGGGGTCGCGACATGCACGCCTTCAATATCACTCTTGAAGTTAATAGCAGGCGGTGCGGATTGCACCCAAGAAGTCGCCATCGTGCCATCCGCAGGCGAACCCGCCGTATCCATCAGACGCTGCATCGAGATAATCGGGATGTGACCAATGATGCCTGTGGTATCGCCTTCTTCAATGTGGCTTCTACCACTTTGACCTTTGCCGGCGATCGACCAGTAGCCACCCGTCCCGACAGTCCCAACACGATCTGCGACCGTGCTGACATCCGGCAGCGGCTCATTCGGACCGTAGAAGATCAGTTTATGCGTCTTATCTCCCGTCAGGACGCTCGACGTCCCGCTGTTGGCGATCTCAATCCATTGACTCTCGTGGCTGTTATCCAGACTCGCATCCGAACCCCACATAATTTCACTGATGTAGAGCCCCGAACCGATAAGGTCAATCGTGCCACCATTAGCGAGGAAGGTTTCCAAGTTCGGCAAACCGCCTAATCCAACAAGGTTATACTTCAGTTGTGCAGGCGTCCGTTCGTTCGCCTTCGGTTCGTCCTTATCGTTACCGGGATTATTGATGATGCCCGAATTGCCCTCGTTTTTCGCAAAGACAGTCCACCCACTCGCAGGAATACGGATCTCCTTGGGAATCACGACTTCAACACCCGCGGCTTTATCCTTCAGGAGCTCTTGACCGACCTTGACGGTGAGTTGGTCCATACCCTCTGTATAGCCATTTGCAGCAGGAGGCATGTACATCATCATCGATTGCTTTTCTTGATCGTAGAACGATTTCACCTTTACAACGATGTCGTTCTTGTTCTCATACTTCGGCGTAATCACCACAATGTAGCGATAAAGCATCATGTCGCGCCCGCTGGATTTCAGGAGGTCTGTTTGCATTATCTTATCTAAGAAAGTGGGATCGCCAGCAGCTGCGTTTGCGGCATCAATGTGATCTTTCTTGAAACCGTCTTTGCGAGGCTCTTCACTCAGGGTGATAAGCACCTCAAAATTATCAGAAGTGACAGGACGTAGTTGAGAACCGACTCTCGTAATAGAATGCACAATCGGTCTTCCAACATCCCCTGCTTCGGCACTAGCGGTAAAAGTTCCACCGCTCACGGTGCCAATAGCAGCCCCTTGTGCTGCTGCAACATAATGAAGTTCAATGGATGCCTCTTTATTTTTCCCTGCAGCCTTTCTTGTGGTACCATCAAGTTCGGCTCTCGGATCCGCAAGTTCTACTTTCTCTTTCGGTAGATAGATCAGAACCCGTGTTATTGCAACATTCGCAGCTGTCCCAGCCGCAGGCGCAGCAAGAGAAGTTAACTCTGCCATGTAATGCATGCCATCGGCGGTTCCATCTATGCTTATCGCTCCAAGTGTAGGTGCACCAGTAGTAACCTGACCACCAAGCCTATTGTAGGCAATAACCGTGAAATCGTCATCTCCTAAGTCTGTGTTACTTGTAGCATCATCAGTGGCCTGAAAATTGACGACCTTTGTAGACATGATCTTAAGGGTAACTGCCGCACCATATACCACTTGGTTGCCATCGGCAAAACTCACATCTGCATCAGAATCGACACTCAGTTTTATTTCAAACTGTGCCATCACAGGAGTCACGACGAAAGCGAGTGCGAAAATTGTTATTAGACTTGTTAACGAAAATGCCATTTTCTTTGACAACATTCGTT from Candidatus Poribacteria bacterium includes:
- a CDS encoding lamin tail domain-containing protein; this encodes MLSKKMAFSLTSLITIFALAFVVTPVMAQFEIKLSVDSDADVSFADGNQVVYGAAVTLKIMSTKVVNFQATDDATSNTDLGDDDFTVIAYNRLGGQVTTGAPTLGAISIDGTADGMHYMAELTSLAAPAAGTAANVAITRVLIYLPKEKVELADPRAELDGTTRKAAGKNKEASIELHYVAAAQGAAIGTVSGGTFTASAEAGDVGRPIVHSITRVGSQLRPVTSDNFEVLITLSEEPRKDGFKKDHIDAANAAAGDPTFLDKIMQTDLLKSSGRDMMLYRYIVVITPKYENKNDIVVKVKSFYDQEKQSMMMYMPPAANGYTEGMDQLTVKVGQELLKDKAAGVEVVIPKEIRIPASGWTVFAKNEGNSGIINNPGNDKDEPKANERTPAQLKYNLVGLGGLPNLETFLANGGTIDLIGSGLYISEIMWGSDASLDNSHESQWIEIANSGTSSVLTGDKTHKLIFYGPNEPLPDVSTVADRVGTVGTGGYWSIAGKGQSGRSHIEEGDTTGIIGHIPIISMQRLMDTAGSPADGTMATSWVQSAPPAINFKSDIEGVHVATPGAAPITYPAPLVPAPEPAPAPAVPVADAMDIMITEIMVDTGNGRLPQWIELNNVSGAAVSLAGWSVMIENDSADADVIGSDIEIQLMGTLGVSAHAGNMGQGNSLLLVSRAARSSSNLDGNKNIVDVSGAVGARGHYKLISDVAFMITLVPPQKTGVFTPGDMAGNLGASPAWEIPMNEDGRSSLIRHEMDAGVATMGTDANGWVLASGTDLVSGPATWYGSDEDAGTPGYDAGGPLPVELSHFRPARDKATGAVVITWATQSELNNAGFFIKRSNQRDGEFKVINATMIAGAGTTSEKRSYTFTDTTAQPNIVYYYQIEDVSLDGQRQTLTRGIRLKGHIGAAGKLTSTWGELKSSNE